The Trichoderma asperellum chromosome 6, complete sequence region GCACCGGTCCAAGCATCTCGCCGCGCCTGGAAGCACGCTAGACCTTCGTTCCAAGCCATTTCCTCTCGGGCAGCCCTCCGGCGCTGtgctttcttctccaaggcTGAAGTCCTGGCTGGGCAATCAGCGCCCTCAATTACTGAAGTAATGGTAGCTTCGTCTTCAGAAAGATCAGAATACCAGTCCATACGAGGACGGTAGTTTACGGGATCTTCGGAGACAAGGCTGTAGATGGAGTCtgtgtcgtcgtcgttgttATCTGCGTCCACGTCCTCGTGATCTGAAGCATTGTCGCTCAATGCACTGCTGTCAACGTGGGCTTCGGCGTCGGCGTCATCATCCCGTATGTCTTTAGCAGAATCAACCCTAATCGCTTGGGGTTCGGACTCCTTGACGGAaggtttcttttcctcgtctGTGTCACAGGGTTTCTCGATGACGTTGGCTTTAGATTTGCGGGGCGGTGACCACTGAAAATTCCAATTGTTCTTCACCTTGGCGGCcagatatttctttatagtatCCTTTTGCCTGTACTTGTCCTTGCTAAACAGGTCTATGTATTCAGGAACAAGCCAAGGTGGTGAGTTTGCCGAGGGTTGGGGGCTCTGCCCACGGAGCCGAGATAAAGGAGACCGTCGCCCTTTGTAAAAGTCTGAGAAGATCATGGCAGTGTCAGGATCTGCAGCGGAGGAAATGGCTTCTGGGACTGAAAAAGCCGGCAGTGAAGAGGTGGTGTTCTGTTCTTCTGCTGATAAAgatagtggtggtggccgGTGCCCGAGATTAGAATCGGCAGTAAGATCTATAGCGTCTGAGAGATCGGGCAAAGAAGACGTCAGCACCTTGTTGTTTTATCGACGATATGCCGCCAAGGTTAATGTATCCGAGCGAAAGGGGAGTAGCAAAAGGGTTAGACGGGGGCGGTGTAAGTGACATGGAACATGGATGGGGAGCGGTTAGAGCGACTAGTGCTGAGCATTGAAGCTTGTGATGAGAAGTATGCTAAAGGCGTAGCAAGCAAAAAGTATGAATGAAACGAACCAAATCATGAAATGATGTGAGATGAGACGAGGCCAGGGCGGGGGAGCAGCAATGCCCGACAAGCAAAACACACCAATGTTGATGCTCTCGATGTATGAGCCTCTGCTAATAGAGAAGTGGGTGTATAGTGGCTTCAACAACCGCCGCCTCAGCTTAAGGCTAGCTATACGATCCAGGCagacaagatgaagagagcgcTGGACTACCGGCTGCTCAGTAATAGAGGAGAATGGGGTGGCATTAATAGATGCTGGCGGGGAAAACAGTGAAGGAGACAGGACATACAGCGATGAGATAAAgagcagaaagaagcaatTGAGCGAGGGCGGCTTAGGAAAATAGAGGGAAAGAAATAGGCAGGGCCATAGGAGTAGGAATAGGAATAGGAATATAGAAGGATGCTTGGGGGAGGTTGCAGAGGCGAAGCCAAGATGTTGTCTTGCCATGTACTGCTCCGTACCCCAGTGGAGGTGAGGAGCCTCGCGGTGCCAAGCCTGAAGCTATGTACCGCTAAGTACCAGCTGATGCATGTCTCGGAAGGCGAGGAGCTTGTATCGCAATGACATATCAAGCTAGTCGTCGATACAAGCTGTTG contains the following coding sequences:
- a CDS encoding uncharacterized protein (EggNog:ENOG41~antiSMASH:Cluster_6.5); this encodes MARQHLGFASATSPKHPSIFLFLFLLLWPCLFLSLYFPKPPSLNCFFLLFISSLYVLSPSLFSPPASINATPFSSITEQPVVQRSLHLVCLDRIASLKLRRRLLKPLYTHFSISRGSYIESINIDAIDLTADSNLGHRPPPLSLSAEEQNTTSSLPAFSVPEAISSAADPDTAMIFSDFYKGRRSPLSRLRGQSPQPSANSPPWLVPEYIDLFSKDKYRQKDTIKKYLAAKVKNNWNFQWSPPRKSKANVIEKPCDTDEEKKPSVKESEPQAIRVDSAKDIRDDDADAEAHVDSSALSDNASDHEDVDADNNDDDTDSIYSLVSEDPVNYRPRMDWYSDLSEDEATITSVIEGADCPARTSALEKKAQRRRAAREEMAWNEGLACFQARRDAWTGAKMARVRSKPIASPPVSPRSRRFFFRRSISGSPPSLSLIKSNSHADSRSGTASDASSLVRDDKDLSKQGSKDSDQTPDRLFPVETLLPIPHPILPPTNGFRASITPAIYLSLYDKVILNSLQPSCPINLSDMIRSCVMGWKRDGEWPPKPSGPEPTIAAGRRKKAKMASGTTGSSIGVTARRMSLGLLGRDKDDNGISIRKSLQKALGLGTQPGNPQH
- a CDS encoding uncharacterized protein (EggNog:ENOG41~TransMembrane:2 (o20-38i45-62o)~antiSMASH:Cluster_6.5) translates to MIFSDFYKGRRSPLSRLRGQSPQPSANSPPWLVPEYIDLFSKDKYRQKDTIKKYLAAKVKNNWNFQWSPPRKSKANVIEKPCDTDEEKKPSVKESEPQAIRVDSAKDIRDDDADAEAHVDSSALSDNASDHEDVDADNNDDDTDSIYSLVSEDPVNYRPRMDWYSDLSEDEATITSVIEGADCPARTSALEKKAQRRRAAREEMAWNEGLACFQARRDAWTGAKMARVRSKPIASPPVSPRSRRFFFRRSISGSPPSLSLIKSNSHADSRSGTASDASSLVRDDKDLSKQGSKDSDQTPDRLFPVETLLPIPHPILPPTNGFRASITPAIYLSLYDKVILNSLQPSCPINLSDMIRSCVMGWKRDGEWPPKPSGPEPTIAAGRRKKAKMASGTTGSSIGVTARRMSLGLLGRDKDDNGISIRKSLQKALGLGTQPGNPQH